In Mongoliitalea daihaiensis, one DNA window encodes the following:
- a CDS encoding YcxB family protein: protein MIVKTKKYKLDTGTYIKMGLVNVLKEQWWVVLIAVAIACGYFWIPSWWWISMAILAYVLYLLFWVIQFAGVTQMEQNKVIFEKMAYEIDSRQVLMKLNAKQGMPINWGMIKSAEIKKDAFILTLSKAQFIHLPFTIFNSDNDIKFVETILKRKGYLK from the coding sequence ATGATAGTAAAAACAAAAAAATACAAGTTAGATACTGGCACCTATATCAAAATGGGTCTTGTCAATGTATTGAAAGAACAGTGGTGGGTAGTACTGATTGCTGTAGCCATTGCGTGTGGATATTTTTGGATTCCTTCTTGGTGGTGGATTAGCATGGCTATTTTAGCCTACGTTTTATACCTTCTTTTTTGGGTCATTCAATTTGCCGGCGTCACACAAATGGAGCAAAATAAAGTCATTTTTGAAAAAATGGCTTATGAAATAGATAGTAGGCAGGTGTTGATGAAACTCAACGCAAAACAAGGTATGCCCATTAATTGGGGGATGATCAAAAGTGCTGAGATTAAAAAAGATGCATTCATCTTGACACTCTCCAAAGCACAATTCATACACTTACCTTTTACGATATTCAATTCTGACAATGATATCAAGTTTGTAGAAACAATCCTTAAAAGAAAAGGGTACCTTAAATAA
- a CDS encoding UbiA family prenyltransferase: protein MFTLASWKHLRIPFSFYLMPVFFFALALTPNHNPERLLLIFMGLHLFLYPASNGYNSYFDKDEKSIGGLRNPPKVNKGLYYLALLFTLISVMLGAMVNWQVGSMLLVYSLISMAYSHPSIRLKKYAVASWIVAGFFQGCFTFCMAYAGLSDFGWDVFAKSHVFIPGILTSLMLWGSYPLTQIYQHEEDSKRGDQTLSLKLGIKGTFTFAALWFLVAGSAFSWYFLDKGQEQALFVFLGSLSPVILYFLVWFTFATKSVERYVNYDWAMWMNRISGICLNAFFIWYFLENTQIMQVFY from the coding sequence ATGTTTACTTTAGCAAGCTGGAAACATCTTCGAATTCCTTTTTCTTTTTATTTAATGCCCGTATTTTTCTTCGCTTTGGCCTTAACACCCAATCATAACCCTGAGCGTTTGTTGCTGATATTTATGGGTTTGCACTTATTTTTGTACCCTGCAAGCAATGGCTACAATTCTTATTTTGACAAAGATGAAAAAAGTATTGGAGGATTAAGAAATCCACCCAAAGTCAACAAAGGTCTTTATTATTTGGCATTACTGTTTACGCTAATCAGCGTTATGTTGGGTGCCATGGTCAACTGGCAGGTTGGAAGTATGCTACTGGTGTATAGCTTGATATCAATGGCTTACTCCCACCCATCCATTCGACTAAAAAAATATGCAGTGGCTAGCTGGATCGTTGCAGGCTTTTTCCAAGGTTGCTTTACATTTTGCATGGCTTACGCGGGATTGAGCGATTTTGGCTGGGATGTATTCGCCAAAAGTCACGTATTTATCCCAGGTATTTTGACATCTCTGATGTTGTGGGGTTCATATCCTTTAACTCAAATTTATCAACATGAGGAGGATTCTAAAAGAGGTGATCAAACATTGAGCTTAAAACTGGGTATTAAAGGTACATTTACTTTTGCCGCCTTATGGTTTTTGGTTGCCGGGTCTGCTTTTAGTTGGTATTTCTTAGACAAAGGACAGGAACAAGCCTTGTTTGTTTTTCTTGGTTCCCTATCACCAGTAATCCTTTATTTCTTGGTTTGGTTTACTTTTGCAACCAAATCCGTTGAAAGATATGTGAATTATGATTGGGCTATGTGGATGAATAGAATTTCGGGAATTTGCTTGAATGCGTTTTTCATTTGGTACTTTTTAGAAAATACACAGATCATGCAAGTGTTTTATTAA
- a CDS encoding mechanosensitive ion channel family protein, with product METTLDLQEINVWKDKAIDMAFQLGPVLFKALILLIIGRQVIKFLLGLLGKTLDKYEIDASLATFFKSFLSAVLWVVLLISVATTLGMQMTSFVAILGAAGLAVGLALQGSLSNFAGGVLILVFKPFRVGDTIEAQGHLGSVESIDILYTKIRVFDNRVVTVPNGALANNSIINLSQKPTRRVEMKVGVAYGTDLKKTKQVILDVLTKDERVHEDPAPSVHFMSFGDSSLDLTIRCWSDSADLWPVYWDNMEAIKEAFEEHDIEIPFPQRDVNHYYPEGKK from the coding sequence ATGGAAACTACTTTAGATCTACAAGAAATCAACGTTTGGAAAGACAAGGCAATTGATATGGCCTTTCAGTTGGGGCCAGTGTTATTTAAAGCATTAATTCTACTCATTATTGGTAGACAAGTAATTAAGTTTTTACTCGGATTGTTAGGGAAAACGTTGGATAAGTATGAAATCGATGCATCCTTAGCTACCTTTTTCAAAAGTTTTTTATCAGCCGTTCTGTGGGTTGTATTGCTGATTAGTGTTGCTACAACACTGGGAATGCAGATGACCTCATTCGTAGCTATTCTTGGTGCTGCAGGTTTGGCTGTAGGTTTAGCCTTGCAGGGATCTCTTTCAAATTTTGCTGGGGGAGTTCTGATTTTGGTATTTAAACCATTTCGTGTAGGAGATACTATTGAAGCTCAAGGACATTTAGGCTCTGTTGAAAGTATTGATATTCTGTATACAAAAATTCGGGTTTTTGATAATCGGGTGGTGACTGTACCCAATGGGGCTCTGGCAAATAACAGCATTATCAACCTTTCACAAAAGCCTACACGTAGAGTTGAAATGAAGGTAGGGGTAGCTTATGGTACGGATTTGAAAAAGACAAAACAAGTGATCTTAGACGTATTAACTAAAGATGAGCGCGTTCATGAAGATCCTGCACCTAGTGTTCATTTCATGAGTTTTGGGGATAGTTCTTTGGATTTGACCATTCGCTGTTGGTCAGATTCTGCAGATTTGTGGCCCGTGTATTGGGACAATATGGAGGCGATCAAAGAGGCGTTTGAAGAGCATGATATTGAAATTCCTTTTCCTCAGAGAGATGTTAATCATTATTATCCAGAAGGGAAAAAATAA
- a CDS encoding methyltransferase domain-containing protein, which yields MSKGFKHRSIEKEIMDDLEIGGAVLDQTLHELRIINRLLGGNYVSTSGLDQLMQKVPQAAYSIADLGCGGGDMIRVMSNWAATHNRKCSFIGIDANAHTIAFAKENLKDLPDVNFQVQNVFETSFLEDPVDLITCTLFTHHFTDEELIQLFKACLKKAKIGIVINDLHRHPVAYKSIQLLTKLFSKSDMVKNDGPLSVKRSFVKEDWARILRDSNISTYDLSWHWAFRWRLVIPCAD from the coding sequence ATGAGCAAGGGTTTCAAACATAGAAGCATCGAAAAGGAAATCATGGACGATCTTGAGATTGGTGGAGCTGTTTTGGACCAAACACTGCATGAACTTCGAATCATCAACCGGCTTTTGGGTGGTAATTATGTCAGTACGTCTGGATTGGATCAATTGATGCAAAAAGTTCCTCAAGCAGCTTACAGCATTGCCGATTTAGGATGTGGTGGTGGAGATATGATTAGAGTCATGAGTAATTGGGCTGCTACACATAATAGAAAGTGTTCTTTTATCGGGATAGATGCCAATGCTCATACGATTGCTTTTGCCAAAGAAAATTTGAAAGATTTACCTGATGTAAATTTTCAAGTGCAAAACGTCTTTGAAACCAGCTTTTTAGAAGATCCAGTTGACCTGATTACATGCACATTGTTTACACATCATTTTACCGATGAGGAACTAATTCAACTTTTCAAGGCTTGTTTAAAGAAAGCCAAAATAGGAATCGTAATCAATGACTTGCATCGTCATCCAGTAGCATACAAGAGTATTCAACTGTTGACAAAATTATTTTCCAAGTCCGATATGGTCAAAAACGATGGTCCATTATCTGTAAAAAGGTCTTTTGTAAAAGAAGATTGGGCCCGAATTTTGCGCGATTCCAATATCTCCACCTATGACTTGTCGTGGCACTGGGCTTTTCGGTGGAGATTAGTTATTCCTTGTGCCGACTAG
- a CDS encoding zinc-dependent metalloprotease: MKKFTINQCRKGLSLLLVLTAFFFADDAFAQKKKKNSKNAPAAAAPAPAPRPQASKPGPKPYAEIITDKAKTKEGLFKVHEIEGKYFYEIPDSLLGREMLVVTTIAKTADGIGYGGERTNTLLVRWDKNMNDILLKVVSYSNTAADSLPIFTAVKASNLEPILQKFDIKALAKDSSGVVIEVTDLFAKDVQAIGLPRNRREQFRVTRLDNERSYIDRISPYPINIEARYVMTYAATNPPSNSSTGLITLEMNSSMVLLPKEPMMQRLSDRRVGWFSRSVVDFGLDEQKATSRTFLDRWRLEVKEEDYDKFRRGELVEPKKPIVFYIDPATPDRWRPYLKQGVEDWQKAFEEAGFKNAIIAMDPPSPEEDPDWTPEDARYSVIRYFASDIQNAYGPHVSDPRSGEIIESDIGWYHNVMNLLRNWFFIQTAAVNPEARGVKFREEVMGRLIRFVSAHEVGHTLGLPHNFASSHAYPVDSLRSATFTSKFGTAPSIMDYARFNYIAQPGDQDVSLMPDVGPYDKYSIMWGYKPILDAKTPEDEQPILNQWILEKADDPIYRFGRQGNNYDPSTQSEDLGDDAMKASDYGIKNLKIILPNLMEWTAEEDKPFKDYADLNEMYGQVIGQYNRYMGHVRTNVGGVYEFYKSSGQGEEVYVHVDKEKQKRAVQFINKELFATPKWLMDEKIISRVGDFGALERIRGVQVGTLNGILEWGRLGRMIENEALNGKDAYSMFELFDDLRAGIWTELSAGRAIDVHRRSLQRAHIERLELLLTGNEPALPAQFRAFAGPQINASQSDIRPMARGELKTLERQISAAIGRTSDRASKVHLEDALARIKKILDPK; the protein is encoded by the coding sequence ATGAAGAAGTTTACAATCAATCAATGCCGAAAAGGGCTTTCTTTGCTTTTGGTGTTGACCGCATTTTTCTTTGCAGATGATGCGTTCGCACAAAAAAAGAAGAAAAACTCTAAAAATGCTCCTGCAGCAGCAGCACCGGCACCTGCACCAAGGCCTCAAGCAAGTAAGCCGGGCCCAAAACCCTATGCCGAAATCATCACGGACAAAGCCAAGACCAAAGAAGGTCTTTTCAAGGTTCATGAGATTGAAGGAAAGTATTTCTACGAAATTCCTGATTCCCTCTTAGGTAGAGAAATGTTGGTAGTCACGACCATTGCAAAAACTGCCGATGGTATTGGTTACGGAGGTGAGCGTACAAACACGCTTTTGGTTCGCTGGGACAAGAACATGAACGATATCCTCTTGAAAGTAGTATCCTATAGCAATACTGCCGCTGATTCTTTGCCAATATTTACTGCGGTGAAAGCTTCCAACCTAGAACCTATCCTTCAAAAATTTGATATCAAAGCGCTTGCAAAAGATAGCAGTGGAGTGGTAATAGAGGTTACAGATCTTTTCGCCAAAGATGTACAGGCTATTGGCCTACCAAGAAATCGAAGAGAGCAATTCCGCGTGACACGATTGGATAATGAGCGTTCGTACATTGATCGAATTTCTCCCTATCCAATCAATATTGAAGCACGCTATGTAATGACCTATGCAGCTACCAACCCTCCTTCCAACTCAAGTACGGGATTGATAACCTTAGAGATGAATTCTTCTATGGTCTTACTGCCAAAGGAGCCGATGATGCAGCGTTTATCCGATAGAAGAGTAGGCTGGTTTAGCCGTTCGGTGGTTGATTTTGGATTAGATGAACAAAAAGCGACCAGCAGAACCTTCCTAGACAGATGGAGATTGGAAGTAAAAGAAGAAGATTACGATAAGTTTAGAAGAGGAGAATTAGTAGAGCCAAAAAAACCAATCGTATTCTATATTGACCCCGCTACTCCAGACAGATGGAGACCATATTTGAAGCAGGGAGTTGAAGATTGGCAAAAGGCCTTTGAAGAAGCTGGCTTTAAAAATGCCATTATAGCCATGGATCCACCGAGTCCAGAAGAAGATCCTGATTGGACTCCGGAAGATGCGCGTTATTCAGTGATTCGTTACTTTGCTTCAGATATTCAAAATGCTTACGGTCCTCACGTATCTGATCCACGTTCGGGAGAGATCATCGAATCTGATATCGGATGGTATCACAATGTGATGAACTTATTGAGAAACTGGTTTTTTATCCAAACTGCTGCTGTCAACCCAGAAGCAAGAGGTGTGAAGTTTAGAGAAGAAGTGATGGGTCGATTGATCCGCTTTGTGTCAGCCCACGAAGTAGGCCATACCTTAGGTTTACCACACAACTTTGCCTCCTCACATGCATATCCGGTAGATTCTTTACGTTCTGCAACCTTTACTTCCAAATTTGGTACAGCTCCATCTATCATGGATTATGCTCGTTTCAATTACATCGCACAACCAGGTGATCAAGATGTAAGTTTGATGCCAGATGTAGGTCCTTATGACAAATATTCCATCATGTGGGGTTACAAACCTATTTTAGATGCAAAGACGCCTGAAGACGAGCAGCCTATCTTGAATCAGTGGATATTAGAAAAAGCAGATGATCCAATTTATAGATTCGGGAGACAAGGCAACAACTACGATCCAAGTACGCAAAGTGAAGACTTGGGAGATGATGCCATGAAAGCTTCGGATTATGGAATCAAAAATCTTAAAATAATCCTTCCTAATTTGATGGAATGGACTGCAGAAGAAGACAAACCATTTAAAGACTATGCAGACCTTAATGAAATGTACGGTCAGGTAATCGGTCAATACAACCGATACATGGGTCACGTGAGAACAAATGTGGGAGGCGTATATGAATTTTATAAGTCTTCCGGCCAAGGGGAAGAAGTGTATGTACACGTAGATAAAGAAAAGCAGAAAAGAGCTGTACAATTCATCAACAAAGAGCTTTTTGCTACTCCTAAATGGTTGATGGATGAAAAAATCATTTCACGTGTAGGTGACTTTGGCGCATTGGAAAGAATCCGAGGCGTACAAGTAGGAACTTTAAATGGCATTTTGGAATGGGGTCGCTTGGGTAGAATGATCGAAAATGAAGCTTTGAACGGCAAAGATGCTTACTCCATGTTCGAATTGTTCGATGATTTGAGAGCGGGTATATGGACAGAACTAAGTGCAGGAAGAGCAATCGACGTACATAGAAGAAGTTTACAGCGTGCACACATCGAACGTCTGGAATTGTTATTGACAGGAAATGAGCCTGCCTTACCAGCTCAGTTCAGAGCCTTTGCTGGACCGCAGATCAATGCATCCCAGTCAGATATCAGACCAATGGCAAGAGGTGAACTGAAGACCTTGGAAAGACAAATTTCAGCTGCTATCGGCAGAACTTCCGACAGGGCAAGTAAAGTTCACTTGGAAGATGCTTTAGCACGCATCAAGAAAATACTAGATCCAAAATAA
- a CDS encoding Fur family transcriptional regulator: MGKSPLQILQQHQLRITKCRKDVLKTFLNRQVALTHGDLEEELKDDFDRVTIYRTLKTFLDADVVHKVLDDSGATKYALCTHSHEGSTSHHHDHVHFKCEKCGNTICIDEISLPMITLPEGFSKKEVSLLVQGVCDKCN, from the coding sequence ATGGGAAAGTCACCATTACAAATTTTACAGCAGCATCAGCTGCGCATTACCAAGTGTAGAAAAGATGTTTTGAAAACATTTTTGAATAGACAGGTTGCGCTTACTCATGGAGATTTGGAAGAAGAGTTAAAAGACGATTTTGACCGCGTCACCATCTATCGCACATTGAAAACTTTTTTGGATGCTGATGTTGTTCACAAAGTTCTTGATGATAGTGGAGCAACCAAATATGCTTTATGCACGCATTCCCATGAAGGAAGTACTTCCCATCACCATGATCACGTACATTTTAAATGTGAAAAATGTGGAAATACCATCTGTATTGATGAAATCAGTTTACCAATGATCACCCTACCTGAAGGATTTTCGAAAAAAGAAGTTTCTTTACTTGTACAAGGGGTCTGTGATAAATGCAATTAA
- a CDS encoding NAD(P)/FAD-dependent oxidoreductase, whose product MLQAVTHTNKRFNKTMQHREIIIIGGGLGGLIAAYLLAKHGRQVLLIEKKTYPFHRVCGEYISNEVKDFLIREGLFPTDLDPADIHTFQLSAIDGKIANLPLEMGGFGISRYALDLFLYQKAKSIGAEFLLQTQAEQVNFKAEQEKFEIHLLHGEVFTADYVIGAFGKRSKIDKSMGRSFMEQRSPYIGVKYHIRTEMDPHTVALHNFEGGYCGVNKVEGETYNLCYLGSRHSLKKYGSVPAMEAAVLHQNPHLKRIFKDSEFLFDKAEVINEINFEPKLPVENRVLMVGDAAGLITPLCGNGMAIAMHTGKLAAEQILSGKSRREIEKAYMTEWNALFKQRLWVGRTVQKLFGAKWASSFSVGLINSSSMIGRQIVRQTHGIPF is encoded by the coding sequence ATTTTACAAGCGGTTACACATACAAATAAAAGGTTTAACAAAACGATGCAGCACAGGGAGATAATCATCATTGGTGGAGGATTGGGGGGATTGATTGCTGCATACCTTTTAGCAAAGCATGGGCGTCAGGTTTTACTCATCGAAAAAAAGACCTATCCATTTCACAGAGTGTGCGGTGAATATATATCCAACGAGGTAAAGGATTTCTTGATAAGGGAAGGCCTTTTTCCTACTGATTTAGATCCGGCAGATATTCATACATTCCAACTTTCAGCCATAGATGGGAAGATTGCTAATTTGCCTTTAGAAATGGGAGGGTTTGGTATCAGCAGATATGCTTTGGATTTGTTTTTATATCAAAAAGCAAAATCAATCGGAGCTGAATTTTTACTGCAAACGCAAGCAGAGCAGGTGAATTTTAAAGCGGAACAAGAAAAATTTGAAATCCATTTGCTGCATGGAGAGGTATTTACAGCTGACTATGTGATTGGGGCATTTGGTAAGCGCTCTAAAATTGACAAATCCATGGGACGGTCATTTATGGAGCAGCGTTCACCTTATATCGGTGTCAAATATCATATACGCACTGAAATGGATCCGCATACAGTTGCTTTACATAATTTTGAAGGAGGGTACTGCGGAGTCAATAAAGTAGAAGGTGAGACGTATAACCTCTGTTATCTAGGTTCTCGTCATTCATTGAAAAAATATGGCAGTGTTCCTGCCATGGAAGCTGCTGTGCTGCATCAAAATCCTCATTTAAAACGAATTTTTAAAGATTCGGAGTTTCTTTTTGATAAAGCAGAAGTGATTAATGAAATTAATTTTGAACCAAAACTACCAGTTGAAAACCGTGTCTTGATGGTAGGAGATGCTGCTGGTCTTATCACTCCCCTTTGTGGCAATGGGATGGCTATTGCAATGCATACAGGTAAGTTGGCAGCGGAGCAAATTTTGAGTGGAAAATCCAGAAGGGAGATAGAAAAGGCGTACATGACTGAATGGAATGCCCTATTTAAACAACGACTTTGGGTAGGAAGGACTGTTCAAAAACTATTTGGAGCCAAGTGGGCATCCTCCTTTTCGGTGGGGTTGATCAATAGCTCATCCATGATTGGGAGACAGATTGTTCGCCAAACCCACGGCATTCCTTTTTAA
- a CDS encoding type III polyketide synthase: protein MNNSIVSIGTANPGTAIPQMRIADFMKLAHGLDPTDARKLQFVYRQSGIEKRYSVLDDFNHTDPENFTFFPKNEHLLPFPGTKARMTVFQQQALPLAQKAISTCLIDGETYPDEITHLILVSCTGMYAPGLEIDIIQQLGLRSSVERYAIHFMGCYASFNAIRLADRLCDATADAKVLIVSVELCTIHFQREFTEDNLLANAIFADGAAAALVCRSDDGLKIKGFDSALFPEGASDMAWSIGDVGFEMRLSKYVPELLGKGLHQSHAYLETKFNLSSISNFAIHPGGKQILQKVEEAFGIGATQNLFSHEVLRAYGNMSSTTILFVLDRWLQDQKSSGDILAMGFGPGLTLETLLLEK, encoded by the coding sequence ATGAATAATAGTATAGTGAGCATAGGAACGGCCAATCCTGGTACTGCAATCCCTCAAATGAGGATTGCTGATTTTATGAAATTGGCTCACGGATTGGATCCGACAGATGCTCGCAAGTTGCAGTTTGTCTATCGTCAATCAGGGATTGAGAAGAGATACAGTGTGTTGGATGATTTTAATCATACAGATCCTGAAAATTTCACTTTTTTTCCAAAAAACGAACACTTACTTCCATTTCCAGGCACAAAGGCTAGGATGACTGTATTCCAGCAGCAAGCTTTACCCCTTGCCCAAAAAGCTATCAGCACTTGCTTGATCGATGGAGAAACCTACCCTGATGAAATTACTCACTTAATACTCGTATCCTGTACGGGCATGTATGCCCCTGGATTGGAAATTGATATCATTCAACAACTTGGTTTGAGGTCCTCCGTAGAGCGGTATGCCATTCATTTTATGGGATGTTATGCTTCTTTTAATGCTATTCGTTTAGCAGATCGTCTATGTGATGCAACAGCGGATGCTAAAGTATTGATAGTATCGGTGGAGTTATGTACCATTCATTTTCAACGGGAGTTTACGGAAGATAATTTATTGGCAAACGCAATTTTTGCTGACGGTGCTGCCGCCGCTCTTGTTTGCAGATCGGATGATGGTCTGAAAATAAAAGGCTTTGACTCTGCCTTATTTCCAGAGGGTGCATCTGATATGGCTTGGAGTATTGGAGATGTAGGTTTTGAAATGCGGTTGAGTAAGTATGTACCGGAATTATTGGGAAAAGGACTTCATCAAAGCCATGCGTACTTAGAAACAAAGTTTAACTTGTCCAGTATTTCTAATTTTGCGATTCATCCGGGCGGTAAACAAATTCTTCAAAAAGTAGAGGAGGCATTTGGTATTGGGGCTACTCAAAATCTTTTTTCTCACGAGGTGCTGAGGGCTTATGGGAATATGTCTTCTACTACTATTTTGTTTGTGTTGGACCGATGGCTACAAGATCAAAAATCCTCCGGTGATATCTTAGCGATGGGTTTTGGCCCTGGTTTGACTTTGGAAACCCTTTTGTTAGAAAAATGA